A stretch of DNA from Candidatus Zixiibacteriota bacterium:
GGGCGAGGCGGGGGCAAAGACCGCCGATCTCTGCCGGCGCCACGGGATCACGCAGCAGACCTTTTACCGTTGGAAGTCAAAATACGGAGGGTTGGAGGTGAGCGATGTCCGGCGGCTGCGGCAGCTGGAGGAAGAG
This window harbors:
- a CDS encoding transposase is translated as MRGKRFSEEQIIAVLKEGEAGAKTADLCRRHGITQQTFYRWKSKYGGLEVSDVRRLRQLEEE